A genomic segment from Corythoichthys intestinalis isolate RoL2023-P3 chromosome 2, ASM3026506v1, whole genome shotgun sequence encodes:
- the ctnnbip1 gene encoding beta-catenin-interacting protein 1 — protein sequence MNREEAPGKSPEDMYIQQKVRVLLMLKKMGSNLTPSEEAFLRNYAGVVHSQMSQLPQHSIDQGAEDVVMAFSRSETEDRRQ from the exons ATGAACCGCGAGGAGGCCCCGGGAAAGTCTCCTGAAGACATGTACATCCAGCAGAAAGTGCGAGTCCTCCTCATGCTCAAGAAAATGGGATCAAAT CTTACTCCAAGTGAAGAGGCTTTTCTCCGGAATTATGCAGGTGTGGTCCACAGTCAGATGAGCCAGCTGCCACAGCACAGCATTGATCAGG GTGCAGAGGATGTGGTGATGGCGTTCTCACGGTCAGAGACGGAGGATCGAAGACAGTGA